In Mycobacterium gallinarum, a single window of DNA contains:
- a CDS encoding sensor histidine kinase produces the protein MSVVTALLLSALVALLALVIGAALGAGLAPRLMERRQRRATAQSGITVSQMLAHIVSQSPVGIVVVDTYRDVVYTNDRARELGLVRDRLLDDRAWLAAERTLTTGEDGEVDLSPRKRAHPGRSGLSIRGHVRLLTEQDRRFAVVYVDDQSEHARMEATRRDFVANVSHELKTPVGAMGVLAEAVLASADDPDTVRRFAEKMLVESNRLGNMVGELIELSRLQGAEPLPDLEAVDVDTVVAEALSRYKVAADNADIAITTDAPTGFRVLGDQPLLVTAIANLVSNAIAYSPNGSAVSISRRRRGDNIEIAVTDRGFGIASADQERVFERFFRVDKARSRATGGTGLGLAIVKHVAANHNGTIRLWSQPGTGSTFTLSIPAYPQGDDDLEVHVERED, from the coding sequence GTGAGTGTGGTAACGGCGCTGCTGCTGTCGGCGCTCGTGGCACTGCTCGCCCTGGTGATCGGTGCGGCGCTCGGGGCGGGGTTGGCGCCCCGTCTGATGGAGCGCAGGCAACGGCGCGCGACCGCGCAGTCGGGGATCACCGTTTCCCAGATGCTCGCCCACATCGTGTCGCAGTCGCCGGTCGGGATCGTCGTGGTCGACACCTACCGTGACGTGGTCTACACCAACGACCGGGCGCGCGAGTTGGGTCTCGTGCGTGACCGGCTGCTCGACGACCGCGCGTGGCTGGCGGCCGAACGCACCCTGACGACCGGCGAGGACGGTGAGGTCGACCTGTCGCCACGAAAGCGTGCTCATCCGGGCCGATCGGGATTATCGATCCGTGGGCACGTCCGCCTGCTGACCGAGCAGGATCGCCGCTTCGCCGTCGTCTACGTCGACGACCAGTCCGAGCATGCGCGGATGGAGGCGACCCGCCGTGACTTCGTCGCCAACGTCAGCCACGAACTCAAGACCCCCGTCGGGGCGATGGGGGTGCTCGCCGAGGCGGTGCTGGCGTCGGCCGACGACCCCGACACAGTGCGCCGGTTCGCCGAGAAGATGTTGGTGGAGTCGAATCGGCTGGGCAACATGGTGGGCGAGCTGATCGAGCTGTCGCGGCTGCAGGGCGCCGAACCGCTGCCCGACCTGGAAGCCGTCGACGTCGACACCGTGGTGGCCGAGGCGTTGTCGCGGTACAAGGTGGCCGCCGACAACGCCGACATCGCGATCACCACCGACGCGCCGACCGGATTCCGTGTGCTGGGCGACCAGCCGCTGTTGGTCACCGCCATCGCGAACCTGGTGTCCAACGCAATTGCGTACTCGCCTAACGGTTCTGCGGTGTCGATCAGCAGGCGCCGCCGCGGCGACAACATCGAAATCGCCGTCACCGACCGCGGTTTCGGCATCGCCAGCGCGGATCAAGAGCGGGTGTTCGAACGGTTCTTCCGCGTCGACAAGGCGCGTTCCCGGGCCACCGGCGGCACGGGACTCGGATTGGCGATCGTGAAACACGTCGCCGCCAACCACAACGGAACCATCCGGCTGTGGAGTCAACCAGGAACGGGATCGACGTTCACCCTGTCGATTCCGGCATATCCGCAGGGTGACGATGACCTAGAAGTGCACGTCGAACGAGAGGACTAG